One segment of Capnocytophaga sp. oral taxon 878 DNA contains the following:
- a CDS encoding efflux RND transporter periplasmic adaptor subunit, translated as MKKYSIKIAFILIGISLSACNGTPTTTNNQKLEEREEHHEEGGNLTTLTQAQIQTVDIRLGHIEEKALAATLKANGILSVPADHQAKVSTVYAGIIKSVKVEIGSYVQKGQVIATVSNPEFLQQQQRLLTVNSQIELAKQELDRQQTLYEGNAGTGKNLQAATTQLRTLRTEKASLEEQIRLMGLNPQTLTDKGMQSTLAIVAPISGNISAVYTNKGAYVDASTPIVEIIDNSSLHLHLQVYERDLPYIKVGQQVHFNPTNNTSREYDAQVYNIAASFENESKSIIVHCHVEGDKQGLINGMNVTGVISLDKQTTPAVPNEAIVEDAGKSYIFLVTQTSDKETSFEKVEVVKGASESGYTAIAPVKPIAPEQTIATKGAFFINATLVNAEKDSD; from the coding sequence ATGAAAAAATATAGTATAAAAATCGCTTTTATCCTTATAGGAATTAGTCTATCAGCCTGCAATGGCACTCCTACAACTACCAATAATCAAAAGCTCGAAGAGCGCGAAGAACACCACGAAGAAGGAGGCAACCTCACCACCCTTACCCAAGCTCAAATCCAAACTGTAGATATTCGTTTGGGACATATAGAAGAAAAAGCTCTTGCCGCTACCCTCAAAGCCAATGGAATACTGAGCGTGCCTGCCGACCATCAGGCGAAGGTATCGACTGTATATGCGGGGATTATCAAGAGCGTAAAGGTAGAGATAGGCAGTTATGTGCAAAAAGGGCAAGTAATCGCTACTGTTTCTAACCCAGAATTCTTGCAACAACAACAGCGCTTGCTCACCGTTAATAGTCAGATAGAACTTGCTAAACAAGAACTTGACCGTCAGCAAACCCTCTATGAAGGTAATGCTGGTACTGGTAAGAACCTACAAGCCGCTACTACTCAGCTACGCACCCTCCGTACCGAAAAAGCTTCACTTGAAGAACAAATACGCCTAATGGGCTTAAACCCTCAAACACTCACCGATAAGGGAATGCAATCTACTTTGGCGATAGTGGCTCCTATTAGTGGGAATATCAGTGCGGTATATACTAACAAAGGGGCTTATGTAGATGCCTCCACCCCTATTGTGGAAATCATCGACAACAGTTCGCTGCACCTGCACTTGCAAGTGTATGAGCGAGACTTGCCTTACATTAAGGTAGGACAACAAGTGCACTTCAACCCTACCAATAACACCTCTCGCGAATATGATGCCCAAGTGTATAACATTGCGGCTTCGTTTGAAAACGAAAGCAAAAGTATCATTGTACATTGCCACGTAGAGGGTGACAAACAAGGGCTCATCAATGGAATGAATGTAACAGGGGTTATCAGTCTTGACAAACAAACGACCCCTGCTGTACCTAACGAGGCTATCGTAGAGGATGCTGGTAAATCCTACATTTTTCTGGTAACCCAAACTTCGGATAAAGAAACCTCTTTTGAGAAAGTGGAGGTAGTAAAAGGAGCTTCCGAAAGTGGGTATACTGCCATTGCCCCTGTAAAACCTATAGCCCCCGAACAGACTATTGCTACCAAAGGAGCATTCTTTATCAACGCAACCTTAGTAAATGCTGAAAAAGATAGTGATTAG
- a CDS encoding site-specific integrase translates to MKKVKRSTFKVLFCLKKNAPKKNGKVAIMGRITIDNQVAQFSTKLEILPQKWDLKYGRVTGKTEEATQLNRKLEEIRSRIITHYKELMKYEGVVTAQKLKATFLGIGVMEDSLLKVYENFKEGFALMVEKGVRSYSTLNKYENVYTHLSEFIQYKYRRSDISFKELTEDFINDFDFYLRVNKSLTHNTIWVYMMPLCKMVEIAIDKGIIYRNPFKNYISSMEEKDRGYLLREEVETLLQYHPKSASAELVRDLFVFSCFTGFSYIDIKQLKRSHLQSFFDGNKWLIKRRQKSDVPCNVRLLDIAEKIIEKYEGTTRTEALFPTPSNTNCNLLIRKMMKDCNIIREKPISFHWARHTFGTLFLTEGVPLESVSKMMGHKNIKTTQIYAKITNEKISKDMEIAAERLKNLKIG, encoded by the coding sequence ATGAAAAAAGTAAAACGCTCAACCTTTAAGGTATTGTTTTGCCTTAAAAAGAATGCCCCAAAGAAGAACGGTAAGGTTGCTATTATGGGGCGTATTACCATTGACAATCAGGTAGCTCAGTTTAGTACCAAACTTGAAATCCTTCCACAGAAATGGGATTTGAAGTACGGAAGGGTAACAGGTAAAACAGAAGAAGCTACCCAACTTAATCGCAAGCTGGAAGAGATTCGCTCACGTATTATTACTCATTACAAGGAACTGATGAAGTACGAGGGAGTGGTTACTGCTCAGAAGCTAAAAGCTACTTTTCTAGGCATAGGAGTAATGGAAGATTCCTTGCTAAAAGTCTATGAGAATTTCAAAGAAGGCTTTGCCTTGATGGTAGAAAAAGGTGTTAGAAGTTACAGCACTCTTAACAAATATGAGAATGTATATACTCATTTGAGCGAGTTTATCCAGTATAAATACCGCAGAAGTGATATTTCTTTCAAAGAGCTTACAGAAGACTTTATCAACGATTTTGATTTCTATCTTAGAGTTAATAAAAGTCTTACTCACAACACAATATGGGTTTATATGATGCCCCTTTGTAAAATGGTAGAAATAGCCATAGACAAAGGAATTATCTATCGCAATCCTTTTAAGAATTATATAAGTTCTATGGAGGAGAAAGATAGAGGCTATTTGCTTAGAGAGGAAGTAGAAACTCTTTTACAATATCACCCTAAGAGTGCTTCTGCTGAATTAGTACGAGACCTATTTGTTTTTAGTTGCTTTACAGGCTTCTCTTATATTGATATCAAACAACTTAAAAGAAGCCACTTACAATCGTTCTTTGACGGCAACAAATGGCTTATCAAACGCCGTCAGAAATCTGATGTGCCCTGTAATGTACGTCTGTTGGATATAGCCGAGAAAATTATTGAAAAATATGAAGGTACGACTCGTACAGAGGCATTGTTTCCTACACCCTCCAACACTAATTGCAATCTCTTAATCAGAAAGATGATGAAAGATTGTAACATCATTCGTGAAAAACCCATTTCATTTCACTGGGCACGCCATACCTTTGGTACTCTGTTCTTAACAGAAGGGGTTCCCTTGGAAAGTGTTAGCAAGATGATGGGACATAAGAATATCAAAACTACCCAGATTTATGCTAAAATCACCAATGAGAAAATCAGCAAGGATATGGAAATTGCTGCCGAACGATTAAAGAATTTAAAGATAGGATAG
- a CDS encoding DUF6660 family protein → MRFFTFILSLYLLALTGLPCTDMLEGEESSASYEFVTAPTGEHSHFHLDSCSSFCICTCCQMVISTPTTYEALTIAQATATIPSYSYPLTVWSSNCYGNIWTPPKI, encoded by the coding sequence ATGAGATTTTTCACCTTCATACTTAGCTTATATCTGTTGGCACTCACTGGGCTGCCTTGTACGGATATGCTTGAAGGTGAGGAGTCTTCAGCTTCTTATGAATTTGTAACAGCCCCAACTGGGGAACACTCTCATTTTCATTTGGATAGCTGTTCATCTTTCTGCATTTGCACTTGCTGCCAAATGGTAATCAGCACGCCCACTACTTATGAGGCCTTAACCATTGCTCAAGCCACCGCAACCATTCCCTCCTATAGCTATCCCCTGACCGTATGGTCTTCGAACTGCTATGGGAATATCTGGACTCCTCCCAAGATATAG
- the purH gene encoding bifunctional phosphoribosylaminoimidazolecarboxamide formyltransferase/IMP cyclohydrolase, with protein MSTSKQAKSALISVFDKTGLEPIIHRMKTLGITIYSTGGTENFIKKLGVEVIPVETITDYPSIFGGRVKTLHPKIFGGILNRQDNAQDITEMKQYGIPQIDIVIVDLYPFEKTVASGAPEQDIIEKIDIGGISLIRAAAKNFKDVLCVASVDQYADLLHILNEQHGSSTVEERRTFAAKAFQVSSHYDTAIFNYFNQAESIASLAINERNGQVLRYGENPHQKGEFYGDFEALFDKLHGKELSYNNLLDVDAAVNLMAEFANDDPTFAILKHNNACGVATRKTILEAYKDALAGDPVSAFGGILISNTKIDSATAETIHPLFFEVIIAPSYSDEALKILEQKKNRIILVQKKAQMPAVSVRSCLNGYLLQEKDLKTDSLADVQYVTSVRPSAEALEDLFFASKICKSTKSNTIVLAKNKQLIASGTGQTSRVDALKQAIEKAKEFHFDLNDAVMASDAFFPFPDCVEIAHNEGIRSVIQPGGSIKDQASIDYCDAHQMGMVFTGVRHFKH; from the coding sequence ATGAGTACTTCAAAACAAGCCAAATCAGCCTTAATTTCTGTTTTTGACAAAACAGGACTAGAACCTATCATTCACCGAATGAAAACTTTGGGTATCACTATCTACTCTACTGGTGGTACTGAGAATTTTATCAAAAAATTAGGAGTGGAAGTTATTCCGGTAGAAACGATTACTGACTATCCTTCTATTTTTGGTGGTAGAGTAAAGACCTTACACCCTAAGATTTTTGGTGGTATTTTGAACCGCCAAGACAATGCACAGGATATAACAGAAATGAAGCAATACGGTATTCCGCAAATAGATATTGTGATTGTGGATTTATATCCTTTTGAAAAAACTGTTGCTAGTGGGGCTCCTGAGCAAGATATTATAGAAAAAATAGATATTGGAGGAATTTCTCTTATTCGTGCAGCTGCTAAAAACTTTAAAGATGTGCTTTGTGTGGCATCAGTAGACCAGTATGCTGACCTACTTCATATTTTAAACGAACAACACGGTAGTAGTACAGTAGAAGAACGCCGTACTTTTGCTGCTAAAGCTTTTCAAGTATCATCACACTATGATACAGCTATCTTTAACTATTTTAACCAAGCGGAATCTATTGCTTCATTGGCTATTAATGAGCGTAATGGGCAAGTTTTACGTTATGGTGAAAACCCTCACCAGAAAGGCGAGTTCTATGGTGATTTTGAGGCTCTTTTTGACAAATTACACGGTAAAGAGCTATCATATAACAACTTACTGGATGTAGATGCAGCAGTGAACCTTATGGCTGAATTTGCTAATGATGACCCTACTTTTGCCATACTGAAACATAACAATGCTTGTGGAGTAGCCACTAGAAAAACAATACTTGAGGCATATAAAGATGCTCTTGCTGGAGATCCTGTATCGGCTTTTGGTGGTATACTTATTTCTAATACTAAAATAGATTCGGCTACAGCAGAAACTATTCATCCTTTATTTTTTGAGGTAATTATTGCACCTTCATACAGCGATGAGGCTTTAAAAATACTAGAACAGAAGAAAAATAGGATTATTTTAGTACAGAAGAAAGCCCAAATGCCAGCTGTTAGTGTTCGTTCATGCCTAAATGGTTATCTGTTACAAGAAAAAGACTTGAAAACAGATAGTCTTGCTGATGTGCAATATGTAACATCGGTAAGACCATCGGCTGAAGCGTTAGAAGACCTTTTCTTTGCTTCTAAAATATGTAAGAGCACAAAATCAAACACTATTGTATTGGCTAAAAACAAGCAACTTATAGCAAGTGGCACAGGACAAACTAGCCGTGTAGATGCTTTAAAACAAGCTATTGAAAAGGCTAAAGAATTTCACTTTGACCTAAATGATGCTGTTATGGCAAGTGATGCTTTCTTCCCTTTCCCTGATTGTGTGGAGATTGCTCATAATGAAGGTATCCGCTCGGTAATACAGCCAGGGGGCTCTATCAAAGACCAAGCTAGCATTGACTATTGTGATGCACACCAAATGGGAATGGTATTCACTGGGGTACGCCACTTTAAACACTAA
- a CDS encoding CusA/CzcA family heavy metal efflux RND transporter produces the protein MLDKIILFSIKNKLFVGFMTLMLIFWGVWSATRLPIDAVPDITNNQVQIITSTPTLASQEVEQLVTFPIEQAIANIPGLEETRSISRFGLSVITAVFSEDMDIYFARQLVNEKLKEAQEQIPQGIGSPELSPVSTGLGEVYQYIIRPTEQSKNKYSAKDLRTMQDWIVARQLYGTKGIAEINSFGGELKQYEVVIDPDRLRAMGVSVSDIFTALEQNNQNTGGAYIDKRPNAYFIRGIGMARSLEDIGNIAVGKHTPPLFIKHVAEVRLGSALRYGALSYNGEVDAVGGVVMMLKGENSHEVVSRIKEKLPTIQQSLPEDVVIEPFLDRTDLVQRAIHTVEKNLLEGALIVIFILVLFLGNLRAGLIVATAIPLSLLFALGMMNLFGVSANLMSLGAIDFGIIVDGSVIVVEAVMHHLAIRKNHQRLTQTQMDEEVFHSASKIRSSAAFGEIIILMVYIPILTLVGVEGKMFRPMAQTVVFAILGALILSLTYIPAMSALLLPKTVSDKRSFAERMISWLYRHYQPLFVRSIRLRGWIIGSTVVLFVLAVGIFSRMGGEFIPQLQEGDFVFECILPPGTSLKQSLETSMQASRLIREFDEVKMVIGKTGSAEIPTDPMPLEASDIVIVLKSQDQWKSGRSYEELGDAIIERLKDIPGVFFEKSQPIQMHFNELMTGVRQDVTIKIFGENMDTLAHYAQRVSQLIQKTEGATAPQVEKVSGLPQINVTYDRVRLANYGLSVQEVNEVLSTAFAGKKAGVVFENERRFDLVVRLDSLHRTGIDDVQHMMVATENGQVPMSQLATIKYELGPAQVSREAGKRRIVIGFNVQGRDVQSVVSDIEQKLKGVKLPTGYYFTYGGQFENLQQATDRLLIAVPVALLLIFFLLYLAFHSIKQSLLIFSAIPMSAIGGVFALLLRGMPFSISAGIGFIALFGVAVLNGIVLIGTFNQLKKEGMTNLLHRVITGTEMRLRPVLMTAMVASLGFLPMALSQGAGAEVQRPLATVVIGGLVSATFLTLFVLPLLYIAFNSTFSWRRPSAKVLTIVLLLISPIALHAQQSYSLQEIEQIALKNNGVIKAAQLKLQGASAKERTSFELAKTDFTGQYGQYSSAEKDLSVGVSQSIPLPTVFAARKKLYQAETQLQQGQLALQQNELKRQVRNAYQQLQYLTFKEEQLLQLDSLYNNFIRIAEVRYKAGDTKKIDINTAQVKKGEISLLLQQNKTIQQATYRNLRTLMQTEEAFTITKSPVYEPLLLSEPSDVQLSQHPLVQLSYQEANIAEHNKRLERAQALPDLTLGYTNQSLIGMQTIGGVETYTDRSKRFHFATIGLSVPIFTATRAKVKAYKYQKEAAIEEAQQTEKQLKTQWINLQEEYQLNLQKYQFYKQEALPEAERIIRANQLGYSAGEISYVEYLYTLQTAVDTRLAYLESIEALNQKVIEIQSLLNQ, from the coding sequence ATGTTAGACAAAATCATACTATTTAGCATCAAAAATAAGCTATTTGTAGGATTCATGACCCTTATGCTTATTTTTTGGGGCGTATGGAGTGCTACAAGGCTCCCCATTGATGCCGTTCCAGATATTACTAACAACCAAGTACAAATCATCACCTCTACCCCTACTTTGGCCTCACAAGAGGTAGAGCAACTGGTTACTTTTCCTATTGAGCAAGCCATCGCCAATATTCCTGGGCTGGAGGAAACACGCAGTATTTCCCGCTTTGGTCTCTCGGTCATCACAGCCGTCTTTAGCGAGGATATGGACATCTACTTTGCCCGCCAGCTAGTCAATGAAAAGCTCAAGGAGGCACAGGAGCAAATCCCTCAAGGCATAGGCTCGCCCGAACTCTCACCCGTGAGTACCGGACTGGGGGAGGTATATCAGTATATCATTCGCCCTACGGAACAGAGCAAAAACAAATATTCCGCCAAAGACCTCCGCACCATGCAGGACTGGATCGTGGCTCGCCAACTCTATGGTACCAAAGGAATAGCCGAAATCAACAGCTTTGGAGGCGAACTCAAACAGTATGAGGTGGTTATAGACCCCGATCGCCTCCGTGCCATGGGGGTGAGTGTCAGTGATATTTTCACTGCTTTGGAGCAGAACAACCAAAATACAGGAGGTGCCTATATCGACAAGCGCCCCAATGCCTACTTTATCCGAGGAATAGGCATGGCTCGCTCCCTTGAAGACATAGGCAATATAGCCGTAGGCAAGCACACCCCTCCCCTCTTTATCAAGCATGTAGCCGAGGTACGCTTGGGCAGTGCCCTCCGCTATGGTGCCCTTAGCTATAATGGCGAGGTGGATGCCGTAGGTGGGGTAGTGATGATGCTCAAGGGCGAAAACAGCCACGAGGTAGTCAGTCGTATCAAAGAAAAACTGCCCACCATACAGCAATCCCTACCTGAAGATGTAGTGATAGAGCCATTCTTAGACCGCACGGACTTGGTACAACGCGCCATCCATACAGTAGAGAAAAACCTCTTAGAGGGGGCGCTGATTGTCATCTTCATCTTAGTACTTTTCTTAGGGAACCTGCGTGCCGGACTGATTGTTGCCACAGCCATTCCGCTCTCCTTGCTCTTTGCCTTAGGAATGATGAACCTCTTTGGAGTAAGTGCCAACCTGATGAGCTTGGGAGCGATAGATTTCGGAATTATCGTAGATGGATCGGTTATCGTGGTAGAAGCAGTGATGCACCACTTGGCGATCCGAAAGAACCACCAACGACTTACCCAAACACAAATGGATGAGGAGGTATTCCATTCCGCTTCCAAAATACGCAGTAGTGCCGCCTTCGGAGAGATTATCATCCTGATGGTGTATATTCCCATTCTTACCTTGGTAGGAGTAGAGGGCAAGATGTTCCGCCCTATGGCACAAACCGTCGTCTTTGCTATTTTGGGTGCCCTGATCCTTTCCCTGACTTATATCCCTGCCATGAGCGCTTTGCTCCTACCTAAAACAGTAAGTGACAAGCGCAGTTTTGCCGAGCGAATGATAAGCTGGCTCTACCGTCACTACCAACCGCTCTTTGTCCGTTCTATCCGCCTTAGGGGATGGATAATAGGCAGTACCGTGGTACTGTTCGTTCTTGCGGTAGGCATTTTCAGCCGTATGGGAGGTGAGTTTATTCCACAACTACAAGAAGGCGATTTTGTTTTTGAATGTATTCTGCCACCGGGCACTTCCCTGAAGCAGAGCTTGGAGACTTCCATGCAGGCCTCTCGCCTGATTCGTGAGTTCGACGAGGTGAAAATGGTGATAGGCAAAACAGGTTCTGCCGAAATACCTACCGACCCTATGCCGCTGGAAGCCTCCGATATTGTGATCGTACTCAAGAGCCAAGACCAATGGAAAAGTGGTCGCTCCTATGAGGAATTAGGAGATGCCATCATTGAGCGGCTCAAGGATATTCCTGGGGTTTTCTTTGAGAAAAGCCAGCCTATACAAATGCATTTCAACGAATTGATGACAGGTGTCAGACAGGATGTAACGATAAAAATCTTTGGAGAAAACATGGATACCCTCGCCCACTACGCCCAAAGAGTAAGCCAACTTATCCAGAAAACAGAAGGTGCTACCGCCCCACAGGTCGAAAAAGTAAGCGGACTTCCGCAAATCAATGTTACTTACGATCGGGTACGCTTGGCCAACTACGGACTTTCGGTGCAAGAGGTCAATGAGGTACTCAGTACCGCCTTTGCTGGTAAGAAGGCTGGGGTTGTCTTCGAGAACGAACGAAGGTTCGACCTTGTGGTGCGCCTCGATAGCCTCCATCGTACCGGAATTGACGATGTACAGCATATGATGGTAGCTACCGAAAATGGGCAGGTGCCGATGAGCCAATTGGCCACTATCAAATATGAATTAGGCCCCGCACAAGTAAGCCGTGAAGCAGGCAAGCGCCGTATCGTCATTGGCTTCAACGTGCAAGGGCGCGATGTGCAGAGTGTGGTGAGTGATATAGAACAAAAATTAAAGGGCGTAAAGCTCCCTACGGGCTATTACTTTACCTATGGCGGTCAGTTTGAGAACCTACAACAAGCCACCGACCGACTGCTCATAGCCGTGCCTGTAGCCCTACTTTTAATATTTTTCTTGTTATACCTTGCTTTCCACTCTATAAAACAATCATTGCTCATCTTTAGCGCTATCCCGATGAGTGCCATTGGGGGCGTATTTGCCTTGCTTCTTCGGGGAATGCCTTTTAGTATTAGTGCGGGTATTGGTTTTATCGCGCTCTTTGGGGTAGCAGTGCTCAACGGTATAGTGCTTATTGGCACTTTCAACCAGCTGAAAAAAGAAGGAATGACCAACCTTTTGCATCGCGTGATTACGGGTACCGAAATGCGTTTACGCCCTGTGCTAATGACGGCTATGGTGGCGAGCTTAGGTTTCCTACCTATGGCACTCAGTCAAGGAGCAGGAGCAGAAGTACAACGCCCCTTAGCTACAGTGGTTATTGGGGGGTTAGTATCGGCTACCTTCCTCACCCTCTTCGTGCTTCCGTTGCTTTACATCGCTTTCAATAGTACCTTTTCTTGGCGCCGTCCTTCAGCTAAAGTACTCACGATAGTCCTATTGCTTATCAGTCCTATAGCGCTACACGCTCAGCAGTCTTACTCGCTACAAGAAATAGAGCAAATAGCCCTTAAGAACAATGGAGTGATTAAGGCAGCACAACTCAAGCTACAAGGAGCAAGTGCTAAAGAGCGAACCTCTTTTGAATTGGCTAAAACAGACTTTACAGGGCAATACGGGCAGTACAGCAGTGCTGAAAAAGACCTTTCAGTAGGTGTATCACAATCTATTCCTTTGCCTACAGTATTTGCTGCTCGCAAAAAGCTCTATCAAGCAGAGACACAATTACAACAAGGGCAATTAGCCCTTCAGCAGAATGAACTGAAGCGGCAAGTGCGCAACGCATATCAGCAATTGCAATATTTGACTTTTAAAGAGGAACAGCTCTTGCAGCTTGATAGTCTCTACAATAATTTTATTCGCATTGCTGAAGTACGCTATAAAGCAGGGGATACCAAGAAGATAGATATTAACACTGCCCAAGTGAAGAAAGGAGAAATAAGTTTGTTACTTCAACAGAACAAAACTATACAACAAGCTACCTATCGCAACTTGCGTACGTTAATGCAAACAGAAGAAGCATTTACCATTACCAAGTCGCCCGTGTATGAGCCTTTGTTACTCAGTGAGCCTTCGGATGTACAACTCTCTCAGCACCCTTTGGTACAACTCAGCTATCAAGAAGCAAACATAGCTGAGCACAACAAACGTCTAGAGCGTGCCCAAGCCCTGCCCGACCTTACATTGGGCTATACCAATCAGTCTCTTATAGGAATGCAAACCATTGGAGGGGTAGAGACCTATACTGATAGAAGTAAACGTTTTCACTTTGCCACCATAGGGCTTTCAGTTCCTATTTTTACCGCTACCCGTGCCAAGGTGAAAGCTTATAAATATCAGAAAGAAGCAGCTATAGAAGAAGCCCAACAAACAGAAAAACAGCTTAAAACTCAATGGATAAATCTGCAAGAGGAATACCAACTGAATTTGCAAAAATATCAGTTTTACAAACAAGAAGCTCTACCCGAAGCCGAGCGCATTATCCGAGCCAATCAGTTAGGGTATAGCGCAGGTGAAATAAGCTATGTGGAGTACCTTTACACCCTACAGACAGCCGTAGATACCCGCTTAGCATACCTTGAGAGTATCGAGGCGCTTAATCAAAAAGTAATAGAAATACAATCCCTTTTAAACCAGTAA
- a CDS encoding CTP synthase: MVQTKYIFVTGGVTSSLGKGIIAASLAKLLQARGYRVTIQKFDPYINVDPGTLNPYEHGECYVTEDGAETDLDLGHYERFLNVPTSQANNVTTGRIYQSVIEKERRGEFLGKTVQVIPHITNEIKERIQLLGNTGDYDIVITEIGGTVGDIESLPYIESVRQLLWDLGEHNAIVIHLTLVPYLAAAGELKTKPTQHSVKTLMESGIQADILVCRTEHELSDDLRYKLALFCNVKREAVIQSIDVSTIYDVPNVMLLEGLDKVALKKLDLPYKNEPDLTQWNAFLQRYKNPKHRIKIGLVGKYVELQDSYKSILEAFIHAGAANEVRVDVESIHSEHINEENIEAKLAHLDAILVAPGFGGRGIEGKIKAIEYVRKHNIPFLGICLGMQMAVIEFARHLAGMQGANSTEMEPNTPYPVINLMESQKEVTQKGGTMRLGAWDCELMKGSKIFDAYGKTHISERHRHRYEFNNEYKEQLEQAGLQCTGINPDTGLVEVVELPNHPWFVGVQYHPEYKSTVANPHPLFVAFVKAALQNKLKKN, translated from the coding sequence ATGGTTCAAACCAAATATATATTTGTTACAGGAGGTGTAACTTCCTCTCTCGGCAAAGGCATCATAGCTGCCTCATTAGCCAAGCTCTTACAAGCACGCGGCTATAGGGTTACTATTCAAAAATTCGACCCTTATATTAATGTAGATCCAGGCACCCTTAACCCTTATGAACATGGCGAATGCTATGTAACTGAAGATGGAGCCGAAACTGATCTTGATTTAGGACATTATGAGCGCTTCCTCAACGTACCTACATCTCAGGCTAATAATGTTACCACTGGGCGTATTTATCAAAGTGTGATTGAAAAAGAACGCCGTGGTGAGTTCCTAGGCAAAACAGTACAGGTAATTCCTCATATTACCAACGAAATAAAAGAACGTATACAGCTGTTAGGTAACACCGGTGATTATGATATTGTCATTACTGAAATAGGTGGTACCGTAGGCGATATTGAGTCTCTCCCATATATTGAATCTGTCAGACAGTTATTGTGGGATTTAGGTGAACATAATGCGATTGTAATACACCTCACTCTTGTACCTTACTTAGCAGCAGCAGGCGAACTGAAAACTAAACCTACCCAGCACAGTGTTAAAACCCTAATGGAAAGCGGTATACAAGCCGATATATTAGTGTGCCGTACCGAACATGAACTTTCAGACGATCTTCGCTATAAATTAGCCCTCTTCTGCAATGTTAAACGTGAGGCTGTTATCCAATCCATCGATGTATCTACCATTTATGACGTCCCTAATGTAATGCTTCTTGAGGGACTTGATAAAGTAGCCCTCAAAAAGTTAGATCTCCCCTATAAAAACGAACCCGACCTCACTCAGTGGAATGCCTTCTTACAACGATACAAAAATCCTAAACATCGCATCAAAATAGGCTTAGTAGGTAAGTATGTTGAGTTGCAAGACTCTTATAAGTCTATATTAGAAGCTTTTATACATGCAGGTGCTGCTAATGAGGTGCGTGTAGATGTTGAAAGTATCCACTCAGAACATATCAATGAAGAAAATATAGAAGCTAAATTAGCTCACTTAGATGCCATATTAGTAGCACCTGGTTTTGGTGGTCGCGGTATCGAAGGAAAAATTAAAGCTATTGAGTATGTACGCAAACACAATATTCCTTTCTTAGGTATTTGTTTAGGTATGCAAATGGCAGTTATTGAGTTTGCACGCCATCTAGCAGGTATGCAAGGAGCTAATTCTACCGAAATGGAACCCAATACTCCTTACCCCGTAATCAACCTGATGGAAAGTCAAAAAGAAGTTACCCAAAAAGGAGGAACTATGCGCTTAGGAGCTTGGGACTGTGAGCTTATGAAAGGTAGTAAAATATTTGACGCTTATGGTAAAACTCATATTTCTGAACGCCACCGTCATCGTTATGAGTTCAATAATGAGTATAAAGAACAGTTAGAACAAGCAGGCTTGCAATGCACAGGTATCAACCCCGATACAGGTTTAGTTGAAGTAGTCGAACTCCCTAACCATCCTTGGTTTGTAGGTGTACAATATCACCCCGAATATAAAAGTACCGTTGCCAACCCTCACCCTTTATTTGTAGCTTTTGTCAAAGCAGCCTTACAAAATAAATTAAAAAAGAACTAA